GCGTCTATTTATTGCGGTTTTTCCCTCGACAGATTAATCATCACCGCTTTACTAGCGGATAATAAACCGGCTGATATGCACATGTTTCGCAGTTATACGCCTCCTTGTGATATTGCTTTTCCGCACAAAATACAGCCTAATGGATTTCCACCGTTACCACCACCCGATGAACAGCTTGTATGGAAAGCGGCTCGAGCTAGCGGTGCTGCTCCGTCGTATTTCAGGTAAAAGCACATTTCAACGTCAGTTTTCCTCGAAAGGGAGAAGGGTCTTCATTTTTCTACGCTTGATGTCtgtgttttgatgattttattctGAGTTGGTGATTTTACATATTgctttttggtttcattttctgttGCGCTTTATGTTGTgacttgatcaaattttaacaaaattttgattcaagtgAAGTAACTGCGTTTCTTTTCGCATGTAATGgttacaatttcatttttcaaaatggaaaatcattctctcattattttcataatttgcaCTGTATTCATATTTCATATACTACTTGGTTCTTTTTTGACTTctcaattggaattttttgtactagttcgatcattttttgacctttgatacctacttcaatttcGCTCACGAATTTTTATAAAGCTTTTGTtacctcaaaacatgaaaaattagtattatttctttttaatttagGCTATCTATAACTTCTCAGCCctgaaattggatttttcaagaaaagctcAAGTTTCAAACATACaaatgaggaggtggatagcaaaacgcaataactccatttttggtttttttgggaaattaggaaaaattgtcaggaggggaagggtggggggtcgagttccgaaattggtgtcaaatgaaaggggaaggtgccacaaataaaatttccactcaatttcaaaatttcggccacctgggtaagcacagtgaggaaaagaaaaaaaagttattgcgttttgaacgcaaaattttttttttggtgtttttctgaaaaaaaacgtattttttatttgaaaaaattgatgtttaatcgagaattttcgataaaaaacaattaaaaaactggaatgtcaaattcaaacaattcctgtgtgtgatatggcattcagagagtggcaacgaaagcaccatttttttaagtaactcctacccaacgattttcagtacccacccgatgaaaaaaaacagtgttaccacatctgcgcaactgaaatgtataaaaagtagtggagttattgcgttttgcaaacaaaatctcatttttcaatgcatttagctctaaaatcagacttgttttcctcgattgcgctatgatattcaactgatggacaaaatctgacaccgggaatggattccccgttgaattttacataaggatagatatcaaactcaattttcgtaattttggagttattgcgttttgctatccacctcctcaaataATGTTCAAGGGGCTCATTGGAAAATCGTCCGAAAATGCATTGTgcatttatagaaaatttttactaaaaataatttcaattctgaatcTCCAATCCATTCAATGGTCAATATACCCCTCAAATTAAATTAGCaaatgaggagcgatattccaaaacgcattttgtccatttttattgaatttttttagcagtatctggtggatgaagtgtatataACTatactcctacatcataaatccacccaaataaagttttaaacccGCCTAAATAGCCAATACTTAccagattaaaaatgaaatttttgaaaatggacatAGGACATTTTGGAATATTGCTTCTCAAAtgcttgttgaaaatttctgagcATCATTAAAGGACCCGAGATCAAAAAATGGTCAGAGCAATTCGCTGTTgtaacatttttgtaatttaatttatcGAGTTGCAAATCTGTCAAATACATTCAGTATGTGGAATTTTCTTACGCAGAATGTTCGAACGTTATTTGGATGGTGGATTAATAGCTAATAACCCTACGCTGGATATTTTGACCGAAATACGAGAGTACAATTTGGCGATGAAATACGTTGGACGAGAGTCCGAAGCTCACGAACCTACAGTAGTGGTATCTGTGGGTACGGGTTCTATTCCGGTTACAGAAGTGAGTTTCATGCTTTCGTTTTAGTAATTGAGATTCAAAATCTGCCGATTTCGATGCtgctttttttcatcttgttcATGTACTTCTACAttaaagtgatgaaattttacgtagGTTGAAAATATCGATGTATTCAGACCAGGTAACGTGGTCGATGGTATTAGACTCATTAAAGGAGCTAATGCCTTGAAAACATTACTCATCGATCAAGCAACCCTAGCAGATGGACGTGTTATTGACCGAGCTAGAGCATGGTGTCACTATATAAACGTTCCCTATTTTCGATTCTGTCCTCAAATGTCCGAAGAAATTAATATGGACGAAAAGGACGACCAGAAATTGGTGAATATGTTATGGGAAACTAAAGCCTATATGATCGCACACCACGAAGAAGTACTGAAACTGGTGCATTTATTAAAAAGTTAATCGCGTTTATTTTCTATTACATACCTACGtgcatattttaataaaagggGCCATAATTATAATATTGCTGAAATTATCACTTTTAAGGCAATCGTATTACGGTTATTCTCAATTCATTtcgtaattttgtattttttaagatATTCTCggtgttttgtatttttctaggagaaaaatttgttgaaaaaaaatcagactacctagttgaacatttttcatccgATTTTTACTCcataagtattttatttattcacaaaTTAATAtcattttgatggattttgaaGGGAGGGGCTTTTCTGAAGGAACTATTCGTTGTGTTTCTTATCTTACATGTTTTGTTGATTtcctgtttaatttttttaaaactatttttacATGGAatctttgatattttcaatttttatagcaTTCAGGATACTCGTGAATCTTTGCAGGGtttctcaaaattattattctcatacgcgagttcgtAGGCAAAACGTACCTTTGTGTAGTGGCTTTAATTAGAGTATTATATGTTGTAATTGTTTCTGTCAACCGTGTTTTGTTCAACGATGATACTGTGATGAGGtctcatgtatttttttctttttttgtgttgattttttgttttattgcgGAAATCTGAAGTTTTCTGTTTTACTATTCCGCTCATTATTTATGTTAAAGATTATTTTACtgaatacctatttattattgttttcaattgaaatatACGTTTATAACGTGGGTATGATGTGTAATATTGAATCGATTGAGGAAGCGGTCAAGTTAGGATAGGGGTACTTTCTAGGAAGAAATACATATGAGTATACCTAGTCGATGATGGActtttctgagatttttttttttggggaggggtgtttataattgcaggattattacacccgtggaaagaagggtttagatttggtttattaggttggtgttttttcgGTGCACCCTATCGAGAACATTTCTACGATCTCAGCAGGGCTTTTCCTGATAGTAgctttgtaataaaaaaaataaaatctggaTTAAGAATCTACTGCGAAACcagatatttttcataaatgtaTAACCTACACGAGAAACATTTGGCcgttttttcttgtttcaaaatgttcaaaatttcattgaaactacgtaaaacattttgaaaaatttctcaaggtAGTAGTAGTAGTGTTAGAATTTGAAGAGTATTGGAAAAAGCCAGATAAAAATCAATTGCAAAGGTAAAAGAAACActtgcaacaaaaattttaaaaatgacgtgACAAAATCCGTAGAATACGTGAAATTATAATTATGATACATTTATCTACTTGAgaattaaataggtatatttgGCATTGGATTTGCTCTTATGTTTTTGTCTACAAGTACGAAACAGTAAATATTTCATGAGCGTATGatattttggttttgttttgatAAATAAATCGTGCTCAAACAtgattgaaataaattaatttgtaGTTCGGTGAACGATCGTAATGGTGTGAAATAGGTATGTCGTATTGtcgtatttttttgtacatattttgtgcTAAAATGTGATCCATAAATCGAAGTTAATTACCGTCTGCCTCGTCAGTATAACTGtaacagttattttttttctctagatTACGAGTTGTAACTTCTAGTGCAGTAATTATGAAATTCGAGTATAACGTTAcgttcattattttcatcggTACGATGATTTTTCATCCGAGATTTCGAAATTTGAGTGTATTTTGCGGGAAGtacttgtattattttttatacactTTTTCCGGCGCTGTTATTGGTATACCTTTCAGTTTATTGTATCCGTGCAGTACAAAATCCATGTGGTATGTATCCAAATAAGCACGTTTTTAAGCATAAACCTGGGTGATATCTTGTAAATTTGTTATTGTGGAGTACCTAGATATTTGTATCTAAATGTAAAACTAGAGTTCATTGATTACAGATCAGAGGGGTAGGTAGATAGTAATAATTGAagagatttttacaattttcattcaagtaaAGCAGACGTGGCCAAAATTTGAGatgattacctattttttatacaatgtgaaaatatttacctactcatttacAAATTTCTGAGGCTATAAGAGTGATCtttgaatacatattttcataatttttcacgtCATTTAAATTTTAGGATTTACTGCTGGTTATCCTACCTTGTATCGAAAACATTAGGAATAGAATGGGAAATGCGAAATTCTCACAATCTAATTAAGGAAGATAAAAGTGTGATCTATGTGGCCAATCATCAAAACTCTCTCGATTTGATAGGTACTAGTATACTCTGACTAATTCATTTATTACTACACTCATATAGTTACTAGCAGAGTCTACATACTTTACTTACATACCATGTgtttaatgatatttttcaggAATTGTTCGTTTTTGGCGTTTGAATTCTTTACGTTGCAGCGTTATAGTCAAAAATTCCTTATTTTGGCTTTGGCCGATTGGTCCGGCTATGTGGTTAGCTGGTGCTAAATTCA
The sequence above is a segment of the Planococcus citri chromosome 3, ihPlaCitr1.1, whole genome shotgun sequence genome. Coding sequences within it:
- the LOC135841808 gene encoding 1-acyl-sn-glycerol-3-phosphate acyltransferase beta-like — encoded protein: MKFEYNVTFIIFIGTMIFHPRFRNLSVFCGKYLYYFLYTFSGAVIGIPFSLLYPCSTKSMWIYCWLSYLVSKTLGIEWEMRNSHNLIKEDKSVIYVANHQNSLDLIGIVRFWRLNSLRCSVIVKNSLFWLWPIGPAMWLAGAKFIKRESPSQEKHKNFNKLVAELFEEKDKLAVFVEGTRNPNPEKLLPFKKGAFVAAIRHEVPIQPVVFSPYYFLDWKNKKFGSGKIIIEVLEPISTKNMTMKDLDELVSKTYDAMSRKNTELRNEIKHWLAQKKER